In one Dehalogenimonas formicexedens genomic region, the following are encoded:
- a CDS encoding SIR2 family protein has protein sequence MENKGVVPETVFLFGAGASVCAGVPDTFRFVKEFENATRLNELGSTVKKIIEILKSWHGKDIDVELLLDTLTKLDTKDQEPLLRFFQNAEFVLEGYSDKYPIVKDLKDFIKNKAIIHDQTMIRYLEPLLGFVEENRPLKIFSLNYDTCVEQFCTMYRLQYQDGFDINWNPAVFERADADILLFKMHGSVIWFRSDQAGYMKLPIMTDESSVKLITGERAESLMLYPMQKTGYEEPLLELVTRFRTILHKCGVLIVIGYSFRDDHLLKILFDAARGNPELVVMLVDPQAGLIYQNKLRYFDPQSKIPSSLEGRVVCLPYKFEDALQYLKNDYLNPLRAGLSSFSTCRSSERRGYPARWLECLIPLANAEYIDKVAMLLHEEKVDVNDIAEQWKTIIELHLKVAFNYIANKRQDDAEPYLNKLKKTLKTIIYNRMSVEPIRIDGGQVAFNVRFNVIKSDPNMPYVAPQALQGFLDEQHEFMVTRSGMMTDTSAMVAFKFLRNLISYLDLFSSGRFTLSDYHSVRELSTDEIETLDNLKEEWTKNEADHRLSDKIIELERRLTGPLFTLTGIPPDS, from the coding sequence ATGGAAAATAAAGGGGTAGTGCCTGAAACAGTTTTCCTGTTTGGTGCCGGGGCATCAGTATGCGCAGGAGTACCTGATACGTTCCGATTTGTCAAGGAATTTGAGAATGCGACGCGGTTGAACGAGCTTGGAAGTACAGTTAAGAAGATTATAGAGATATTGAAATCCTGGCACGGGAAAGACATTGACGTTGAACTACTGTTAGATACTCTTACAAAATTAGACACAAAAGATCAAGAGCCATTACTACGTTTTTTCCAAAACGCCGAGTTCGTTCTTGAAGGTTATTCTGATAAATATCCGATCGTTAAGGACCTCAAAGATTTCATCAAGAACAAAGCGATTATCCATGATCAAACCATGATTCGCTACCTTGAACCTTTACTCGGTTTCGTAGAAGAAAATCGACCGCTTAAAATATTCTCGTTGAATTACGATACATGTGTCGAACAATTCTGTACCATGTATCGGCTTCAATACCAGGATGGTTTTGATATCAATTGGAATCCAGCGGTTTTCGAACGAGCTGATGCTGATATTTTGCTATTCAAGATGCATGGTTCCGTGATCTGGTTCAGAAGCGATCAGGCGGGGTATATGAAACTCCCGATTATGACGGATGAATCAAGCGTTAAGTTGATAACTGGTGAACGCGCTGAGAGCCTCATGTTATACCCAATGCAAAAAACAGGCTACGAGGAGCCTTTATTAGAACTTGTAACTCGTTTTAGAACCATCCTGCACAAATGCGGGGTGCTAATTGTGATAGGTTATTCATTTAGAGACGATCATCTGTTGAAAATCTTATTTGATGCTGCCAGAGGGAACCCGGAACTCGTTGTCATGCTTGTTGATCCTCAAGCAGGACTTATCTATCAAAACAAGCTTAGATATTTCGATCCGCAATCTAAGATACCTTCTTCACTTGAAGGAAGGGTCGTTTGCCTCCCTTATAAATTTGAGGACGCACTACAATATTTGAAAAACGACTATCTCAACCCTCTCAGGGCCGGATTAAGTAGTTTCTCAACTTGCAGAAGCAGTGAGAGAAGAGGCTACCCAGCAAGGTGGTTAGAATGCCTCATTCCCCTAGCAAATGCCGAATATATTGACAAAGTAGCAATGCTATTGCATGAAGAGAAGGTGGACGTGAATGATATTGCCGAACAATGGAAAACCATCATCGAATTACATCTGAAAGTAGCTTTCAACTACATCGCAAACAAAAGGCAAGATGACGCAGAGCCTTATTTAAATAAACTGAAGAAGACGCTCAAAACTATTATTTATAACCGTATGTCAGTAGAACCAATAAGGATCGATGGAGGACAGGTCGCATTTAATGTTCGTTTCAATGTCATCAAGAGCGACCCAAATATGCCTTATGTTGCTCCTCAGGCTTTACAGGGATTCCTTGACGAACAGCACGAATTTATGGTAACTCGATCAGGGATGATGACTGATACCAGTGCAATGGTTGCTTTCAAATTCCTGCGGAATCTTATCTCATATTTAGATTTATTCTCGAGTGGGAGGTTTACGCTTTCTGATTATCACTCTGTCAGAGAGCTCTCTACCGATGAGATCGAAACATTGGATAATCTTAAGGAAGAATGGACGAAAAACGAGGCGGATCACAGGTTATCCGACAAAATAATCGAATTGGAGAGGCGATTGACCGGACCTTTGTTTACTCTGACCGGCATTCCTCCCGATTCCTGA
- a CDS encoding DNA polymerase III subunit beta: MELPTYRIARGGRTIEQLNIEGKRSGQGFLAHKAVLVNALSRALAERAMFLDLTIGRKGFLTYLKSLGGSNIVKIVPSNGDASVSRVAGKCLKVVCGSSTSYLDNMAWVGEKTPLTLCDIRVSPRNSVSPNLGAIELSDALSRVLPFTSDETSRPILQCVLFRVKDGKLTLVAADGYRLAVLSLPFDGDEGQVLVSRDELSGVTGALRRARRVRLSLEQNGDKDPMSLVLDTELIRYTWRGCGGSFPDYEKLIPAETNTRASFDTNEAMKAVSTLKVVANVRAYALDLAIGDGKVVVANTDDRGTAEIPADTTGEPIKVRLDGGYLAEALRACGGMVELKVKDARSPMLFTAPDYELVVMPMLLPEAKKPADTAKTAEPAKADTAPPPAEPTEPKAETVEAVAPEATAEPVPAEEVAQAVAEAEAITKAEKPKAKKHSKAKEPVAVA, from the coding sequence ATGGAGTTGCCCACCTATCGGATAGCAAGAGGGGGTCGGACAATCGAACAACTGAATATCGAGGGCAAGCGTTCAGGTCAGGGCTTTTTAGCGCACAAGGCGGTACTGGTCAACGCCTTATCAAGAGCACTCGCCGAAAGGGCGATGTTTCTTGACCTCACTATCGGGCGGAAAGGCTTTCTCACCTACCTTAAGTCTTTAGGCGGGTCTAACATCGTCAAGATTGTCCCGTCTAACGGCGATGCCAGCGTATCGCGGGTCGCCGGAAAATGCCTCAAGGTGGTCTGCGGAAGTAGCACCAGCTACCTCGACAACATGGCCTGGGTCGGCGAAAAGACACCCCTTACCCTGTGCGACATCAGGGTAAGCCCTAGAAACTCGGTCAGCCCCAACCTCGGCGCGATAGAGCTATCGGATGCCCTTTCAAGGGTATTGCCCTTCACCTCGGATGAGACAAGCCGCCCCATTCTCCAATGCGTTCTCTTTCGGGTAAAAGACGGCAAACTAACCCTTGTAGCCGCCGACGGCTACCGACTCGCCGTGTTGAGCCTACCCTTCGACGGGGATGAGGGACAGGTGCTCGTTAGCCGCGATGAGCTTTCCGGCGTCACCGGCGCACTTCGTCGGGCTAGGCGGGTCAGGCTGTCGCTTGAACAAAACGGCGACAAAGACCCGATGAGCCTAGTCCTCGACACGGAGCTAATCCGCTACACGTGGCGGGGATGCGGCGGGAGTTTCCCGGACTATGAGAAGCTCATACCCGCCGAAACTAACACCCGCGCCAGCTTCGACACCAACGAAGCGATGAAGGCGGTAAGCACGCTTAAAGTCGTCGCCAACGTCAGAGCCTACGCCTTAGACCTCGCCATCGGGGACGGCAAGGTAGTCGTCGCCAATACCGATGACAGGGGGACGGCGGAAATACCCGCTGACACCACCGGCGAGCCGATCAAGGTAAGACTTGACGGCGGTTATCTCGCCGAAGCTCTCAGGGCTTGTGGCGGGATGGTCGAGCTTAAGGTCAAAGACGCAAGGTCGCCGATGCTTTTCACCGCGCCGGACTATGAGTTGGTGGTCATGCCGATGCTTCTGCCAGAAGCCAAGAAGCCGGCGGACACGGCCAAGACCGCCGAACCCGCAAAGGCCGACACTGCACCGCCGCCCGCCGAACCCACCGAGCCGAAGGCCGAGACAGTCGAGGCCGTTGCGCCGGAAGCAACAGCCGAGCCTGTACCCGCCGAGGAAGTCGCCCAAGCCGTCGCCGAGGCCGAGGCCATCACCAAAGCCGAGAAGCCGAAGGCCAAGAAGCATAGCAAGGCGAAGGAACCAGTCGCCGTAGCCTGA
- a CDS encoding sigma-70 family RNA polymerase sigma factor yields MASLIPPDEIVNQLIQLHQEQGYVSEDAVLAAIRKHSLPLDGVERLCDHLLSIGVVIRDDLNDLLAVSDDGYDRSKINYRELFEEVMEIDPSLSYFIEELRLIKPPQHREWQLLIPQALNNNPFARRRIVEMYLKTVVRAALWHHKQYSLPLADMIQEGAIGLITALDKYEPGVHDKFSIYAPWWVRQNIMRAAPGPNPLVYYPVHIKDKLYRIHEVVTQHYCDQCINSIVCPNLIESIVMKLECKTEEAEDLIQLFGTYVSLDSCDQTSPSFADDGGQIEELVEEAFQQSLQSTINEVLGTLKPREKEVIMLRFGLGNKREHTLEQIGIIFDLTRERIRQIEAKALRRLRHPSRSRKLANYLPMKKGDDKEGAPSESKSIKPASFDIIEYLEDNAIPFVDLREKAGALWIIGGEELRLHVAELKEYGIKLKFVAGGGKATNHQPSWYVK; encoded by the coding sequence GTGGCTAGTTTAATTCCCCCTGACGAGATTGTTAATCAGCTAATTCAACTACATCAAGAACAAGGCTATGTTTCTGAGGACGCGGTTCTAGCTGCGATTCGCAAGCATTCGCTTCCGCTTGATGGAGTGGAACGCCTTTGTGATCATCTTCTTTCAATTGGAGTAGTTATTCGTGATGATTTAAATGATCTTCTTGCGGTATCTGATGACGGGTATGACCGAAGTAAAATCAACTATAGAGAACTATTCGAAGAGGTCATGGAAATCGACCCAAGCCTATCATACTTTATCGAAGAGCTTCGCCTCATTAAGCCGCCCCAACATAGGGAATGGCAATTATTGATCCCACAGGCGTTAAATAACAATCCTTTTGCCAGGCGTAGAATCGTAGAGATGTATTTGAAAACAGTTGTCCGGGCCGCCTTGTGGCATCACAAACAATACTCACTACCTCTTGCTGACATGATTCAAGAAGGTGCTATTGGCCTCATCACGGCACTGGACAAGTACGAACCTGGAGTTCATGATAAATTCTCCATCTATGCTCCATGGTGGGTTAGACAAAATATTATGCGTGCGGCGCCCGGACCCAACCCACTTGTATATTACCCTGTACATATAAAGGATAAACTTTATAGGATTCATGAAGTTGTTACACAGCATTATTGTGATCAATGTATCAATAGCATTGTCTGCCCTAACCTTATAGAGTCAATTGTTATGAAATTGGAATGTAAAACAGAAGAGGCTGAAGACCTAATTCAGCTTTTCGGCACTTATGTTTCATTAGATTCGTGCGATCAAACGAGTCCCTCGTTTGCTGACGATGGGGGGCAAATTGAAGAGTTGGTTGAAGAAGCTTTTCAGCAATCGCTGCAGTCCACCATAAATGAGGTGTTAGGTACGCTTAAACCTCGCGAGAAAGAAGTAATAATGCTGCGATTTGGGTTGGGTAATAAAAGGGAACACACCTTGGAGCAGATAGGTATCATTTTTGACTTGACACGGGAACGAATAAGGCAAATAGAAGCTAAAGCTCTTCGCAGGCTTCGTCATCCCTCCAGGAGCCGTAAACTCGCTAACTACCTTCCGATGAAGAAAGGAGATGATAAAGAAGGAGCACCTAGTGAATCCAAAAGTATCAAACCAGCATCTTTTGACATCATCGAATACCTCGAGGATAACGCAATTCCATTTGTTGATCTTCGCGAAAAAGCCGGAGCACTTTGGATTATTGGCGGAGAAGAACTACGCTTACATGTAGCAGAACTGAAAGAGTATGGCATTAAATTAAAATTTGTTGCTGGAGGCGGCAAGGCTACAAATCATCAGCCAAGCTGGTATGTTAAATGA